The nucleotide sequence ATCCTGAGCGTCAATGACATGTAATCTATCTGTTTCGTATATTGTGTTGTgtttttggtagacaattttgatagtagcatatattgtgataatatatATGGTGGTAAAAAATAGTAGCGGATATGGTGTTTGAAATGTTGGTATTGTTTGGTTGTATTTTTGATGGTAGTATATATGCTTTTAAAATTGTTGTGAAATTTTCATGTAGGAATATTATACATTTAAGTTGTAAcagattaaaataaataataaaataaataggaaataatttataataataataaaatttatattaatttaataacaaaataaaagtcgaattttttttaaaaaaatttgaagctgaagattaaaatattatataactAAATTCatacattttcttttaaaataactAAATTCATATATTTTGTGAAAACATAttgcaaatatatataaataaaagggtATTACCTTTAGCCCCATACAAAATCAAGGACATAAACAGGTAAATGTACCCAAAATAACCTGGGAAGTGTCCATTTCTCAACAATATCCAAATGGTCTTCAAAATGTCTCGGTTTTGGAGCTTCAAAATGATTATTTGGTGCACcaccaccatatatatatggtatatgGTGGTACAAAATGATGCTCCAATTTAGACACCTAGATTGTGTGACACCTTCATGGTGGCCCtaagagcaatcacaatggttGTAATTTGCTTGGGCAAATATAATGTATTGAGaattgtgttttgctgatgtggttgtattgggagacgtgATTTGCTGATATGGCTGGGAATGGAAAGGAAATATCTCTTGGAGttgtacaatggtgtaaatttgctaGCTACGTTTTTGGtgccaaatatacacaatacACATATATTGTACAtacgtatatatacacacattatgCATATCTATATACTGATATataacatatgcatatatatatgtgtgtgtgtgttatattgtacatacatatatatacacacattatatatatatgtgtgtatgtgtgcgCGCGCGCGCGTGTGAGCGCCCCATGGAAGACGATCGTATACGATATTGGTTGAATAGACCTCAGTGGGCCCCATCTGGCAGTTAGCAAACAAGCCATGGAACATCCATTCTCTCAAGCTTGGGCCAGTATCTTCGGGACAATAAAAGTGTGTCATTGTAGCCCATGTTTTTGCTTGGGCCAGCATTAGGGCCAATAGATTACACTTTTGGGCCAGCAAAATGGCCTTACTGCAGTTGCTCTAATTGCCTTCTTAGGCATATTGCTTTTCAgcattttttttatggatttggataaataaacccccctattttaaaccccctCCCCTAGGTTGTCGTGTCATGTctcctcttttcctttttttttttttaatatatgtcATCTCattcacatacacacatatatatagatatatacatatatatatatatatagatatatacatatacatatacatatacgaaacacatatatatatatatatatatatatatatatatatatctatatatatatatatacatttattaatttaaatgctttgattaagattttctgtttggttttttttaattattatttttctttttaatttttttgtttaaagaaaagagaaattatattttttttatattaatttcataattttgtaagacatagacaataatttattcaagcacatgaataaaagtttcggatgaagatttgatgaatccatatgagtgcatgtacgcatctaatcgttccgcatacggagtcgcccatgcagctgcacaagcatgcctacagtgaacccattcaggtgtgatgggaggcattggataattccttgtcaaaccaactttgacaaATATTCATTCAACCATCTCGTCGGCATTAGAAATTTACGaatattcattcaacataacaaaagagctcatattttaattgattaaaacattaaaccatatcagtttcaaattcacatctatcgttaactttgatattatcGACCATCTCGTCTGCATGTttgtcttcttgctttatttctgctgagataaaatcaccctacaaacaatataaattccactgagtatttacaaaaaaacaacaatataatttacataagTATAACCTGTTCACTTGAACAACTTGACAAGTGGTAGTCGAAAATATCACtcaagtaatccatatccacaataggttcactctctttttatctcaaaaacaGACTACTTTAAGACTCTCTCTCGTTTTTCTCTCACACACTACTGCTATCTCTTGCAGCTTCTTAAAATACTCTGCgaactcttctcaatttatagacatatatgtgtacacatgtaCAGACAGGGAATATACAATGGATACTCATATACaattgatagatagatataattgaaaagttatatatatatatatatatacagtcctTCTCATATGCGCGTCTGCGTATTTGGCAAATTATGCGGGCTTCCAACACCAACCGTTAGATCAATCTAACGGCTggaattttcagttttaataaaaattcaaaagcccaaaaaatCTCATTTTTCTTATGTCTCCCACACACATCTCGACAGAAGACAGAGCTTTGTGACTTTGGCAGCTCCGCCTCCCACAGATTCCACGACGAAACTGCTTCCGTCTCCCTTGGGTCTTTGAACATTTCGATAGACAGAAACGCTTTCTTCCTCACGAAGCTATTCTATGACGTCAGCGATTTCGCCTCCATCTCCAACAAAGGCATCACCGCACTGCAGACCCGTCCGATTAGGTTTGTTTTCCGAAGATTTATTTGTTGTCTGATTTGTTTAGTGAAgttctcttttgtttgttgtATGAGTTGTCCGTCATCTTCCTCTCCCACAAAGCTttaccttatttattttgtatgtgatttgtttagtgttccttttattttgaatttaactatATGGTTTGAACTATTGTGCTTTATTCACCTCAATAGTAGCAGATGTAGGACAATTTTTTAGACCTCTGAATGAAATTTTATGCAGAttgtttttcaaatggatgtcagctcttcttcttccaatgATTTATCTTTTATTCCTCAAGTAAGGGctgaaaaaattccaaaaattggGCAAGAATTCGAATCATTGGATGAAGCCCAAAAATTTTACAATGAATATGCAAGGGAGGCCGGATTTAGTACTCGAATGTGGACTACTAAtcgaaacaaaaataatgaaatcattAGGAAGGAATTTGTTTGCTATAAAGAAGGGGCTCGAGAAAAAGGGGAATTAATATCGGATGGTAGTAGAAGACGTGGGACAACTAGAGAATGATGTAAGGGCAAAATGGTTGTTGTAAGGTCAACTTCTAAACTGAGTTTCATTGTTTCAATATTTTGTGAGGTCCATAATCATGTGCTCACAACACCTAGAAAGGTGCATTTGCTTAGATCTCACCGTTCTATGTCAACTGCTAAGAAGGCTTTGACACAACAACTCTCTGCAGCAAATGTGCCTATTCACCAACAAATTAGTATTATGGAGTTAGAAGCAGGAAGTCTAGCAAATATTGGGTGTATAGAGAAAGATTTTTATAATGCTCGAAGGGATGAGGTGAAACTATTTGCTGGACATGATGCTCAAATGCTATATGAGTATTTTGaagcagaaaaggaaaaaaattcagaattcTATTTTTCAATCAATGTGGATGTAGAAAACAAGATCAAACATTGTTTTTGGGCAGATGCAGAATGTAGAAAGGCATACCAGACTTTTGGGGATGTAGTAGTATTTGACACAACTTATAATACAAATCGTTATGGTATGATATTTGCACCCTTTGTTGGAGTTAATCATCATGGACAAACTACTCTATTTGCATGTGCATTCTTATGTGATGAAACATCAGAGTCGTTCCGATGGCTTTTGCAGCAGTTGTTGATAGCTATGGTAGTTGGTCCACCTAAGATGATTATCACTGATCAAGATCCTGCAATGAGTAAAGCTATAGCTGAAATCCTTCCAAACACTTTGCATAGATTTTGTATGTGGCATATCTTGAGTAAATTTTCAGAAAAACTAGATGCAGTCAAGTGGAAGGAACATTATCAACATTTTCATAGATGCATATGGAATTCAGATAGTCGAGAAGAGTTCGATGTTCAATGGGCAGAGGTTATCGAGTCAAGTGGGTTGAATACAAATGAGTGGTTGAAAGCATTATACGATATTCGTTCCAAGTGGATTCCTGCATATGTTAATGATACATTCTCTGCAGGTATTTATAAAGTATTTGTTGTTTATTGCTTTTTTTTCTATAGTAATTACTTACAAAATAATTTGTTTTGGTTGTTATAGGTATGTCGAGTAGTCAAAGAGCAGAAAGTTGTCATGCATTTTTCAAGTCTTAtgtttcaaagaaaaatactttgatggattttgtggtTAGGTTTAGTAGAGCTCTAAAACGCCAAAGACACCAAGAATTATATCTTGATCACAAAGATATTAATGAACAACCTGTCATGAAAACCATGTTTGGTGTTGAGAAGTCATTAGCTGAGTTTTACACACAAACAATGTTTTACAAAGTTCAAGAGGAGTTATTCCAAAGCATGGCTTATATAGCGACATTTGAGCATGAGTCTGGAAACTTGAAGTTCTACATTGTTCAGCGTGTTGAAGGGAATCAGAAAAGTGCTAGAAAATTAATTGAGGACAAGTCACTGAATTATATGAGTTGCAGCTGTAGGAAATTTGAGTCCTATGGAATTATATGTCGTCACATTTTTTCAGCTTTCAGCAAACAACTTCTACATCAACCACTGTCTGATATTTATGTTCTGCGTAGATGGACCAAAGCTGCAAAATCGTTAACTGTTGGAGGTGCTGATGGGAAGGATAATTGTGATGGAAACATAATACTGAAGCACAATGCCTTGCGTAGACAAGCGTCGAATATTATTGAGGCCGCTTTGATCAATGAAGAAATATATAGCCTCACATCTGAAACGTTCGATTCACTCGAATGCAATATCAACTCAATGACACTAAATGATGGAGGACAGTCTTCTACACCTAGTTTGTCTCTATCAAAGCAGATTTACAATGAGCCAGAAAAAGTTAGAGCAAAAGGTTGCGGAAAGAGGCTAAAAGGAGGCAAAGAAATTGCCACTAAGAACCCCAAAAGGCGTTGTAATGGTTGTGGATTAGCAGGGCAATCACATGACAAAAGGAATTGTCCTTTAATTATGGGTAAACCTATGCATTACTATATTGTTGTAtatgttttctctgtttttaaTGTACAGAGGTTCTCAACCTGTTTTGATTAACtatgtttttgtatgtttgcAGGTAAGACGCAGTAGCTTCATGGCCTATGCTGTTCAATTATTTTAAGGAGGTTGAATCCTGCTGGACATTATTATTTTGATGTACAGTTATTCATAGGctatgtttttcattttgagGATGTTGAATCCCACTGGATATTGCTCAATGCATTTTTGGCTTGAGTTGAAAGTGATCGGTTTTCTAATCCTTGTTCACATATTAGTATAATTGGATTCTATTTTTGATAGCTAATAATTGATCTTGCTCTGTTTTGTGCCTGTTTTGAAATGACATTTTTTATCTACTGCTGCAAAAGTTATGCTAAGATGCAGAAGTTTCAATTTACATTGAAAAGAGAACAATAGAGACAAAGGACCCTATCACATAGACAAATTGCATCAAAGCACATATACACTAATCATAACCAGCAATGCCCATTTTAAGTTAACCAATTCATAGCATTTGATGCGTCTGCTCTCCAAGATTTGCCCATTGATGAGTATGTCAAGAGGTGGCCACAACAACACACGGTTGTCTCTCAAATTCTGCATCATTTGTTTGCAACACTCATATATGATTAGCCTCAGCATACATACCCGAGAAAAGTAGCAGTCATCACAAGAAAAGCATCCCCTTCTGGCGGTGAGTCATCAATAAGAAGATTAAAACCTCAATTGTCAAATTAAAACTGAAAGTTAAGATGACATAACAGCAGTTCAACATATCTCAAATATCAAGAACCCACGAACCCATAAAATCCTACCTGAGAGGGAATTGAATCGAGAAGCCAAAAAGAATGACTGAATTCTACAATCGATTTTGGGCATAATCTAGACTCTCTTCTACCCTAGAATTGGAAGCAATCACGAATACGAAGGGGATTGACGGCGAAATCGCAAGACGAGAGGAAGACCAGAGGCAACCAAGACGAGACCCAGACGAGAGAGTCGAAATCGCAAGGAAGACCATGCAAAATTAGTGGGACGATGTGATTTCGAGACGGAAGCTATGGGAGGCGGAGCTGCCAAAGTCACAAAGCTCTATCTTCTGTCGAGATGTGTGTGGGAGACATAAGAAAAATGAGattttttgggcttttgaatttttattaaaactgaaaattccAGCCGTTAGATTGATCTAACGGTTGGTGTTGGAAGCCCGCATAATTTGCCAAATACGCAGACGCGCATATGAGAAggactgatatatatatatatatatatatatatgtttcgtatatgtatatgtatatatcaatatatatgtgtgtgtatgtgagaTAGGACATGATGGGACATGACatatattaattgaaaaaaaaagaaaaagaaaaaaggagacaTCACATGACAACTTAAGGAAGGGGTTTTAAAATGGGGGTTTTGAATAGTACTTCCCTTTTTTTACTTGGTGCTTGAAATATATTGCAgtctttgacctttttttaaaaaaaaaaattgaaagtcgAATTTGAGTGTTCCCAATCAAAGAAATCATCCTCAATTCAAAATAGAGAATAGACAACAACCACAAAAGACGGAACTCCAATTACAATGATGGTAGCTGAGGCGAACTTTATAAGGAAATGATGTGTAATGACTTCTAGACTGCATTAATGTGTAAGTTATCGTTTTGTTTGACTGGAAGGACGACAAATGATCTGTCGATATGACCAACTATTAATTGATGAAACCTAGTCATAATTAATAGCCAATCAACCTCAATGTTCAAACTGCAAATATTGATTAATTTCGTAAATTTTggtattcaaaaatcaaaacaggTGCACTCTACTATGCGTCGTCGTTTCACATTAGACAGAAATGGTTGTGatgtattttcaaaaaaaaaaaaaaaaaaaagaaggtaccGGCACGTGCGTGTAAGGAGTGTGGTTGGTTTGgacggagaaaaaaaaacacagaagaaaaagaggatGAGCAGGTAATCAAAGTTTGACTTTGAAATCCTCCTATCCTAGTCAACAAAACACCAGTGGGCCAACAAAAGCAAATACAAAATCACATATTTATTTGATCATTGAAGAGGGTGAGTTGGGAGTCGTCTGACGATGGAGGACTCGGTAGGTGCGAGGGCTGTGGAGGCTCTCGGGAGAGGCTTCGATTTGAGTAGTGATTTCAGGCTCAAATTCGCCAAGAAGGAGAATCTGCTACTCTTGGATCAGACTAACAAGAGAGACATTGTTATTCCTGGAGGACACTCCATCAGAGGAGTCTCTCACGATATCAGCTACGATAAAGGGGATCGCATCCGTTTCGAATCTGATGTTCTTGAATTCAATCAGGTGCActcttcttttattattattattatttaatttacatTTTAACTTCTGTGTTTATGAGTTTGGTGTTGTTCGACATAGATTTGCAGAATTTAGTGACAATTCGTTTGGATTTTGCATTTATGAGCATTAACTTCCAATCAATTTTATTAGTTCTAGATGAATGTGTTGCAATTGTGATATTATCTGCAAAGACATTATCTATGGGAAGTGATTTAGCGAAAAGCTTGCAAGTGCTTTTAAGCCCTGTATCATCGAGTATCCTCTTTCGTCAGATAAGTGCTCGCAAACTTGGATGCTTGTAAATGGCATTTTGACAAGATTTTATAGGCTCGTCAGTCGTCAGTGGGCCTGAAGTGTAGATTAAATCTACAAGGATGGTTAGGTCTGCAAAATGAAGAACTTGTGATGTAGTTTCATCGTGTAGATAGAAATTTATTTCTTTCCATTTGAACCAATTTGCGCTGGCACCTTCTCTATCTTGGAACAAGCTTTGAGTCTTGACACTGCCCAAGAGGATGGGTTTTAATCCGATCACAAGCACTAAATCCCACTTGGTTATTTTGGGCATCTACATAAGAGTTGAATGGGGGAAGTATGTTTGTATTGCACTCATTTGAACTTCTTTAGGTAGTTAATTACTGtgcttttttaaagaaaatatgtgagtgaaaaaataaaattaccaaCTTGGGTTTATTAACATCTAGCCATTGAAAACAGCGGCAGGAGTTGGTGGTCATTATCTGTTATTTTTACTTCAAAACTTAAAGTTCCAAATCATTTGACTCAGAACGGTTTTCGAACAAATATTTAACTAGTTTAGCTTGTATCATATACTTCCTATGTGAAAACAAGCTCTGACATATTTCCGTCTTATCATAAGCTAGGAAAGCTTTTGATCAGGTTCGTGATAAGCAATAGCCTAATTTTATCAACTTCTCTTATCCTCACATTGCTATTCAAAGGATGGGCTGATATTTCTTTGATACATAGTTAGttaccatctccatctccttaTGCCATTAAGAATGGATGAAACTTTTTTTGGTTAATAATTCCTTGAAGAGTTAAGTAGGTAAGAGATGACGACATTGAAGCTCGATCATTTACACTCCCAAAAGTTCTTGTTTGTGAAAGAATAGAGACACAATATTACACTTCTAACTTCATCCACTCTCGTTTTATATCACTCATAAATGTGGCTATTCCCAATTCTGAGCTTTATTGGTGGCcgtttaattttatatttactttagttttgttcttttcttgtaGATGTCTGAGTTAGTTAATCAGAAATCTTCGGTTCAAGGAAAGGTTCCTTCTGGCCATCTTAATGCTATGTTTGATTTAAGCGGGGACTGGCTTCATGATGCGGCAGATACCAAACATCTTGCTTTTGATGGTTATTTCATCTCATTATACTATTTGCAACTAACATCATCTCCtttaatactgcaagacaaagtGAAGAAGTCTGTTCCACCTCATTGGGATCCAGCATCTTTGTCTAGGTAGCTTTCCTATATTTTTCTATAGCATTGTCCATAGTAGAAGAAATCGTGGTTTTATACAAGAAAAATGCAAAATTAGATGAAAGTATTTCGCGTGAATGGCAGAGCATATTATGAAACAATCGTATGATAATAACACTTATCTTAGATATATGAATAATAAGAAAGAATATAGTCTTGCAATTGCATTTTTTGAGTTTGGCTacaaattaaatgaaatttagGGGTAGCTTTATGTGATTGCATGAGGAGCAAAATTAATATTACTAATTTAATTAATGGCATGCATGTATGTTTGAAGTGTGTTTAACTCCATGTGTATATCGTTTATATATGTGGACACTAAGAAAAATGTGCATGTTCTTAAAAGATTAATGTAGCATAGATGAGAAAGCTGCAGCACaaggaaaggaaagataaaaaaaaaaaaaaaattaggctaTTATTCAGTGTGAGGTAGCGACAGCTTGGATTGAATAAAAGATGAGAGATATTTGTATAAGATGATTCTGGCACATATAGTGTAGAGATGTCAGTGATCATATGTGAAAAATGTAGATCAATTAGCTCATGCTAAAAAGAGAAGATGGAGTCTGTACAAGACATAAATGAAAGTAATGAAAAAGGCTATGTTCGCTATACCATTAGTGGAGAGCATCACTTTATATTGGATCGAATAGGAAGGAGAATCTACCCATTATATTCTAACTAATTATCATTAGGAAATTGTTTACCCTTGAAATATGCGGAGATTCAACCTTTGACAATGATAAGGATGGTGATGCTCTTatcataaattttaaacaaattaatagagCTCAATTGGTAGTTAATGAAAAGTCAGCCATGCCTTAGAACAACATTTTTTTGTGGTATGTCTAAAGCTTGTTCTTTATGATATGTCCAATACTTATTTACTGTTGTCAGTATGCAAGACAAAATACTCATAAGTtactttctttctcctctttccCTTTTGGAAATGATGAACTTTAATGAATGAGAAATAATTCATTTCTACTTATTAATTC is from Tripterygium wilfordii isolate XIE 37 chromosome 14, ASM1340144v1, whole genome shotgun sequence and encodes:
- the LOC120015382 gene encoding protein FAR1-RELATED SEQUENCE 5-like produces the protein MVVVRSTSKLSFIVSIFCEVHNHVLTTPRKVHLLRSHRSMSTAKKALTQQLSAANVPIHQQISIMELEAGSLANIGCIEKDFYNARRDEVKLFAGHDAQMLYEYFEAEKEKNSEFYFSINVDVENKIKHCFWADAECRKAYQTFGDVVVFDTTYNTNRYGMIFAPFVGVNHHGQTTLFACAFLCDETSESFRWLLQQLLIAMVVGPPKMIITDQDPAMSKAIAEILPNTLHRFCMWHILSKFSEKLDAVKWKEHYQHFHRCIWNSDSREEFDVQWAEVIESSGLNTNEWLKALYDIRSKWIPAYVNDTFSAGMSSSQRAESCHAFFKSYVSKKNTLMDFVVRFSRALKRQRHQELYLDHKDINEQPVMKTMFGVEKSLAEFYTQTMFYKVQEELFQSMAYIATFEHESGNLKFYIVQRVEGNQKSARKLIEDKSLNYMSCSCRKFESYGIICRHIFSAFSKQLLHQPLSDGGQSSTPSLSLSKQIYNEPEKVRAKGCGKRLKGGKEIATKNPKRRCNGCGLAGQSHDKRNCPLIMGKTQ